From the Desulfovibrio sp. JY genome, one window contains:
- a CDS encoding Hsp20/alpha crystallin family protein — MFKSLLPRLREKSLATKRPMSMADLMEDFWNEPFGALPNLFKDVGYPAVDVSEADGVVTVKAELPGIEPKDVEITIENDMLVLRGEKKFEDEEKKDDYHRIERAYGSFSRSVPLPGKVKEDAAKARFDKGVLTITLPLDAAETAKKITIEG; from the coding sequence ATGTTCAAGAGTCTTTTGCCGCGTCTTCGGGAAAAATCCCTGGCCACCAAGCGGCCCATGAGCATGGCCGATTTGATGGAGGATTTCTGGAACGAACCTTTTGGCGCGTTGCCCAATCTCTTCAAGGACGTGGGCTACCCGGCCGTGGACGTCAGCGAAGCCGACGGCGTGGTGACGGTCAAGGCGGAGTTGCCCGGCATCGAGCCGAAGGATGTGGAAATCACCATTGAAAACGACATGCTTGTGCTTCGCGGCGAAAAGAAGTTCGAGGACGAAGAGAAAAAGGACGACTACCACCGCATCGAACGCGCCTATGGCTCGTTTTCCCGTAGCGTGCCCCTGCCGGGCAAGGTGAAGGAAGATGCGGCCAAGGCCCGCTTCGACAAGGGCGTTTTGACCATCACGTTGCCCCTGGATGCGGCCGAGACCGCCAAGAAGATCACTATCGAAGGCTAG
- a CDS encoding methyltransferase, producing the protein MSQEVPLSAPLDELLDAAKARYDVRFEPVTIGGVTLQILQLADLEALIDRLAKRAGAGPIELPYWAKIWPASMLLGHFLTHLDPGPGRTLIELGAGVGICGLFAAAKGFHALITDIHPDALLFSKINILHNGLADRADVARVDFSADRIGRRFDVILGSEVLYLENTYRGLLKFLLAHIGSAQDAEVVLAKDFTRRASKFLGPAEKEFEVAERVIGYKEKNPENGQPERKLCQVYRMRPRKRI; encoded by the coding sequence GTGAGCCAAGAAGTCCCCCTTTCCGCACCCCTTGACGAATTGCTCGACGCGGCCAAAGCCCGCTACGACGTCCGGTTCGAACCCGTGACCATCGGCGGCGTCACCTTGCAGATTCTCCAGCTCGCCGACCTCGAGGCCCTGATCGACCGACTGGCGAAGCGTGCCGGAGCCGGTCCCATCGAACTCCCGTACTGGGCCAAAATCTGGCCGGCCTCCATGCTGCTCGGGCATTTCCTCACCCATCTGGACCCGGGGCCGGGCCGCACCCTGATCGAACTCGGCGCGGGGGTCGGCATCTGCGGTCTTTTCGCCGCCGCAAAGGGGTTTCACGCCCTCATTACCGATATCCACCCCGACGCCCTGCTTTTTTCCAAAATCAACATCCTCCACAACGGCCTGGCTGACCGGGCGGACGTGGCCCGGGTCGACTTTTCCGCCGACCGTATCGGCCGGCGCTTCGACGTCATCCTCGGCTCGGAAGTGCTTTACCTGGAAAACACCTACCGGGGGCTGCTCAAGTTCCTGCTGGCCCACATCGGGAGCGCCCAGGACGCGGAAGTGGTCCTGGCCAAGGACTTCACCCGCCGGGCCAGCAAGTTTCTGGGGCCGGCCGAAAAGGAATTCGAGGTGGCCGAACGCGTGATCGGCTACAAGGAAAAAAATCCCGAAAACGGCCAGCCCGAACGCAAGCTGTGCCAGGTCTACCGCATGCGCCCGCGCAAACGGATCTGA
- a CDS encoding beta-lactamase family protein: MRPAFPLVLILLALALIILPGRAIAANRLPTKTAVSRVVGTLTRTGKVHGLAVGFLDATGRVVYGFGHGGEGRLSRPPDGRTLFEIGSITKTFTGEMLAQAIMEGRVRATDPIRLYLPPGIITKESPLYWISFLDLATHTSGLPEAPDNLPSKDSHNPLAGYSTARLLDYLKTAKLIAPIGREFYYSNTGAGLTGYLLARLWDTDYERLVKTRLCDPLFMHDTTITLSKDQAARMTHGHDAAGNILPNWQVTGLEGAGAFRSTANDLLAYAAAETGITPTPLLPSMKLAQLPRKHVNSIPTLYIGLFWNVMNFGGKEYVLHAGRSGGYFALVLMSPEDQAAVVLLADTEGDLSDYGWKLLSLLTGKQQP, translated from the coding sequence GGCCCTGATCATCCTGCCCGGCCGGGCCATCGCCGCCAACCGCCTGCCGACGAAAACGGCCGTGTCCCGGGTAGTGGGAACGCTCACCCGCACCGGCAAGGTCCACGGGCTGGCTGTCGGTTTTCTCGATGCGACCGGCCGGGTCGTTTATGGCTTCGGCCATGGCGGCGAAGGCCGCCTTTCCCGTCCCCCGGACGGACGCACGCTTTTCGAGATCGGCTCCATCACCAAGACCTTCACCGGCGAAATGCTGGCCCAGGCGATCATGGAAGGCCGGGTGCGCGCAACCGACCCCATACGGCTCTATCTGCCGCCCGGGATCATCACCAAGGAATCGCCGCTGTACTGGATCAGTTTCCTGGACCTGGCCACCCACACCTCGGGCCTGCCCGAAGCGCCGGACAACCTGCCAAGCAAGGATTCCCACAACCCCCTGGCCGGCTATTCGACGGCCAGGCTGCTGGACTACCTCAAAACGGCCAAGCTCATCGCGCCCATCGGCCGGGAGTTCTATTACAGCAATACCGGGGCGGGGCTCACCGGCTACCTGCTGGCCCGCTTGTGGGACACGGACTACGAGCGGCTGGTCAAAACGCGGCTCTGCGATCCGCTTTTCATGCACGACACGACCATCACGCTTTCCAAGGACCAGGCGGCTCGCATGACCCACGGCCACGACGCCGCGGGCAATATCCTGCCCAACTGGCAGGTGACGGGGCTCGAGGGGGCCGGGGCGTTTCGCTCCACGGCCAACGATCTGCTCGCCTATGCCGCGGCCGAAACCGGGATCACGCCCACGCCGCTTCTGCCGTCCATGAAGCTGGCCCAGCTGCCGCGCAAGCACGTCAATTCGATTCCCACGCTCTATATCGGGCTTTTCTGGAACGTGATGAATTTCGGCGGCAAGGAATACGTGCTGCACGCCGGGCGCTCGGGCGGCTATTTCGCCTTGGTGCTCATGTCGCCCGAGGATCAGGCGGCGGTGGTGCTCCTGGCCGATACCGAAGGGGACCTGTCGGATTATGGCTGGAAACTCCTTTCCCTGCTCACGGGCAAGCAGCAGCCATAA
- a CDS encoding glycosyltransferase — translation MAQGATEKLVGIGGELAVLNLEQACRYYKNFLDTFQVDIPMSVCCINRFLAEPQKDLTDEARGLLEHAIRSAVQLDNFDTNILGIAVASGITPNAGSLVKVLEGTHVEPGLFSEIRKASLKHQGPEIRSICVNILSRHPMAVLYANMLLHLDYFEGKPPCEALDAFRCPKVLTPLWQKKLFNHHAGLGNDAAALPLWEQVKGQADDPFTLSRAAEMLRRAGDLDGAMALYERAFALDPRQRPYALRLDALRQPFQPNHDLVHTKRVCIYLYSFNKAKTLGETLESLSRCAIGPARIKVLLNGCSDDSLTVAQKARDLFPDNEVEIITLPVNIGAPAARNWLLAQPATRESDYVAFLDDDVYLQPDWLAHMLTVAESDPRIGNVGCKVVFPGQYRLLQYLYRHVSLTHEDAIRVSLPTPYQQYDIGLYDVIRETRVVMGCQHLLRVASLADAPAFDIRYSPSQIDDTDHDLQLCLAGWKVFYCGTVTCVHRQESGTSIRSKLNLASQGSIMGNDIKFHYKWYEHKDALAALDALNLHA, via the coding sequence ATGGCGCAGGGCGCAACGGAAAAACTCGTCGGCATCGGCGGTGAACTGGCCGTCCTGAACCTGGAACAGGCCTGTCGCTATTACAAAAATTTCCTCGACACGTTCCAGGTCGACATCCCCATGTCGGTGTGCTGCATCAACAGATTTTTGGCCGAACCCCAAAAAGACCTCACCGACGAGGCCCGAGGGCTTCTGGAACACGCTATCCGCTCCGCCGTGCAGCTCGACAATTTCGACACCAATATCCTGGGCATCGCCGTTGCTTCCGGCATCACCCCCAACGCGGGCAGTCTGGTCAAGGTCCTCGAAGGCACCCACGTCGAGCCCGGGCTTTTCAGCGAGATCCGCAAGGCATCGCTCAAGCATCAGGGGCCGGAAATCCGCTCCATCTGCGTCAATATCCTCTCGCGCCATCCCATGGCCGTGCTGTACGCCAACATGTTGTTGCACCTGGACTATTTTGAAGGAAAGCCCCCGTGCGAGGCTCTCGACGCCTTCCGTTGCCCCAAGGTGCTCACGCCGCTGTGGCAAAAAAAGCTCTTCAACCACCACGCCGGGCTCGGTAACGACGCGGCCGCCCTGCCGCTGTGGGAACAGGTCAAGGGACAGGCGGACGACCCCTTCACCCTGAGCCGGGCGGCGGAGATGCTGCGCCGGGCCGGGGACCTCGACGGGGCCATGGCCCTTTACGAGCGGGCCTTTGCCCTCGACCCGCGGCAACGCCCCTACGCCCTGCGCCTGGACGCTCTGCGCCAGCCCTTCCAGCCCAACCACGATCTCGTGCACACCAAACGCGTGTGCATCTATCTCTACAGCTTCAACAAGGCCAAAACCCTTGGCGAGACCCTGGAGAGCCTGTCGCGCTGCGCCATCGGCCCGGCCCGCATCAAGGTGCTGTTAAACGGTTGCAGCGACGACAGCCTGACCGTCGCCCAAAAGGCCAGGGACCTTTTCCCGGATAACGAGGTGGAGATCATCACCCTTCCGGTCAACATCGGCGCACCGGCGGCCCGCAACTGGCTGCTGGCCCAGCCGGCGACCCGGGAAAGCGACTACGTGGCCTTCCTCGACGACGACGTCTACCTGCAACCCGACTGGCTGGCCCACATGCTGACCGTGGCCGAGTCCGATCCCCGCATCGGCAACGTCGGCTGCAAGGTCGTCTTCCCCGGGCAGTACCGGCTGCTGCAATACCTCTACCGCCACGTGTCCCTGACCCACGAGGACGCCATCCGGGTAAGCCTGCCGACACCCTACCAGCAATACGACATCGGCCTGTACGACGTGATCCGGGAAACCCGCGTGGTCATGGGCTGCCAGCACCTGCTGCGGGTGGCCTCCCTTGCCGACGCTCCGGCCTTCGACATCCGCTACTCGCCCTCGCAGATCGACGACACGGACCACGACCTGCAACTGTGCCTGGCCGGCTGGAAGGTCTTTTACTGCGGCACGGTGACCTGCGTACATCGTCAGGAATCCGGCACCTCCATCCGCAGCAAGCTCAATCTGGCCAGCCAGGGCAGCATCATGGGCAACGACATCAAGTTCCATTACAAATGGTACGAGCACAAAGACGCCCTAGCCGCCCTCGATGCGTTGAATTTGCACGCATAA